In Synergistota bacterium, the following proteins share a genomic window:
- a CDS encoding O-antigen ligase family protein has translation MPKKKRRKKKETEPKESPVFNKGIKFGIAFIVLATALAYSPYTYYYDGIKYYIFVGGTALLGAWVSIWMLRKKELSIPLWKDDLPILGLLLFSLLSLTQSNYVLMSLRQGIFLFLYLFIFYVLRSELRKDEGAFNVLETVIAIAGFLVGGYVVLQYYGMYIWLGSGNGSPPTLYSTMGHQNFAAHYAAYTFPFILVKFLKGKGKARWIWGALTVIQSLGIFLTQSRGGFVAWGASIFALLWFAWRGGILQEALALKKRIGVVVAIAVLVLFIYTIPSPLTHGVGVGRRIVGTVEKLATGATYQATSGRSLIWRSTLRMIKDHPLLGVGLGRFGYHYPFYQAEFLKGLKGGGPLNAKRTHNEYLQVLAETGIGGFICFVLFLFLLYKRLVLLLRKKGSENLGFLALASGISAGLAGAFFSFPFHLPANGPMLAVYFASAYGLSDSLIDRWKELKLRERWQVATIFLPLFVLSSWLFYYDLRAYKSQVLSARCYVLTRKHKTPQFVNRVIGPMADKAVQLDPTEKMAQFALARAYMIVKNWRMAEKEWKRFFKLESDWNAMINYAVTLAKLKKFKEAEKVAREIIRIQPHLVDGYNLLGGVLIEEGKYKEAERWLKKAIEVKPSYARPYYNLAFLYHKLGKKEEALKYLKEAEKRTPPKDLIPKIKALKGVLMRGKSASVKGSTSSINLPKELIEQFIERYRKNK, from the coding sequence TTGCCCAAAAAGAAACGCAGGAAGAAAAAAGAAACGGAACCCAAGGAATCTCCTGTCTTCAATAAAGGAATCAAGTTTGGGATTGCTTTTATAGTATTGGCAACAGCATTAGCCTATTCTCCCTATACATATTATTATGACGGAATAAAATACTATATATTCGTTGGGGGTACCGCACTTTTAGGCGCTTGGGTATCCATATGGATGTTAAGGAAAAAGGAGCTTTCCATACCTCTATGGAAAGATGATCTTCCAATACTTGGATTGCTGCTTTTCTCTCTCTTATCTCTTACACAATCCAACTATGTGCTTATGAGCTTAAGGCAAGGAATATTTCTATTTTTGTATCTGTTTATCTTCTATGTTCTAAGGTCGGAGCTCAGAAAAGATGAAGGTGCCTTTAATGTTTTGGAGACCGTAATCGCGATAGCTGGCTTTCTGGTGGGGGGATATGTTGTCCTTCAATACTATGGAATGTACATATGGTTAGGAAGCGGGAACGGATCTCCTCCAACCCTTTATTCAACGATGGGGCATCAAAACTTCGCTGCTCATTACGCTGCTTATACTTTTCCCTTCATCCTCGTTAAGTTCTTGAAGGGAAAAGGTAAGGCAAGGTGGATATGGGGAGCCTTAACGGTGATACAAAGCTTGGGGATATTTCTAACGCAGAGCAGAGGAGGTTTTGTTGCGTGGGGAGCGTCAATATTTGCGCTTCTTTGGTTTGCTTGGAGGGGAGGCATACTTCAAGAAGCTCTGGCTTTGAAAAAGAGGATAGGAGTTGTAGTTGCAATCGCAGTTCTCGTGCTTTTCATTTACACGATTCCTTCTCCTCTTACTCATGGTGTTGGAGTGGGAAGGAGAATAGTGGGAACGGTTGAAAAGCTTGCAACAGGAGCGACCTATCAAGCCACGAGTGGCAGAAGCCTTATATGGAGATCAACCTTAAGGATGATAAAGGATCATCCCCTCCTGGGGGTTGGTTTGGGGAGGTTCGGATACCACTATCCATTTTATCAAGCGGAATTCCTGAAAGGGTTAAAGGGTGGTGGCCCTTTGAATGCCAAGCGTACCCATAATGAGTATCTTCAAGTTCTTGCTGAAACCGGAATTGGTGGCTTTATCTGCTTTGTGCTTTTTCTATTTCTCCTTTACAAGAGACTTGTGCTACTGTTAAGGAAGAAAGGTTCAGAAAACCTGGGTTTTCTTGCCCTCGCTTCGGGTATTTCCGCTGGTCTTGCTGGGGCTTTCTTTAGCTTTCCATTTCATCTTCCAGCTAATGGTCCTATGCTTGCGGTTTACTTCGCCTCTGCTTATGGGTTATCGGATTCCCTGATTGACAGGTGGAAGGAGCTTAAGTTGAGGGAAAGGTGGCAAGTTGCGACCATATTTCTTCCTCTTTTCGTTTTATCTTCCTGGCTTTTTTACTACGATCTCAGGGCTTATAAATCTCAGGTTCTGTCGGCACGCTGTTATGTTCTCACGAGGAAACATAAAACTCCACAGTTCGTGAATAGGGTTATAGGTCCCATGGCAGATAAGGCGGTTCAACTTGATCCCACCGAGAAGATGGCGCAGTTTGCCCTTGCCAGGGCGTATATGATAGTTAAGAACTGGAGAATGGCAGAAAAAGAATGGAAAAGGTTCTTTAAATTAGAGAGTGACTGGAACGCTATGATAAACTATGCAGTAACCTTGGCGAAGCTTAAGAAGTTCAAGGAAGCGGAAAAAGTGGCTCGAGAAATTATAAGAATCCAGCCTCACCTCGTAGATGGATATAATCTTTTGGGTGGGGTGCTGATAGAAGAGGGCAAGTATAAAGAGGCAGAGAGATGGCTTAAGAAAGCGATAGAGGTCAAACCGAGTTATGCGAGACCTTATTATAATCTCGCATTTCTTTATCATAAGTTGGGGAAGAAAGAAGAGGCACTTAAATATCTTAAGGAAGCGGAGAAGAGAACCCCACCTAAGGATCTAATTCCTAAGATAAAAGCCTTAAAGGGAGTTCTTATGCGAGGTAAGAGCGCTTCGGTAAAGGGGAGTACATCCTCCATTAACCTTCCGAAGGAGCTCATTGAGCAGTTTATAGAAAGATACAGAAAGAATAAATGA
- a CDS encoding lipid-A-disaccharide synthase-related protein — translation MIKRALSFAYLWASDLYHFLYDARVLEADKLPVKVISVGNITSGGTGKTPFVSYLARRLARKYKVAVLSRGYKGKRERSFGLVSDGRKMLLSPLEAGDEAYLLAKGLKEVPVLVGKDRRFSGAFAIRYFGTQVLILDDGFQYRPLCRDIDIALIDATNPLGGGRPLPEGLLRERPSALRRADIIVITKASLVSKKIIENLVKTIRSFNRSSPIFFADYRITGFRELFGVRKFWLEGESVLAFCGLGNPDSFVKYLERVGLNVIFARFFSDHHRYSERELREIEREAIKVGASFIITTSKDETNIPSGFKPSLPFLVSEIEIFLSNEEEFWNEIEKNLIYRILVLSNGHGEDAIASRLCDMLKKEGFFVSAFPLVGDGKVFNVPVLSPPAILPSGGIVKYHLRDLLKDIKAGLLKILWRQFKALRRLKRFDRYICIGDFFLVTFTRLALKIKPIFVGVAKSVYLSGYFSFEKFFLRKWCELVLTRDPQTAESLRKRRVRAYYWGNPVMDALEVKGVSLPLDSPVVAILPGSRERAYRDLPMLLETVYLLSQSNGKLEFLMIPASSMRLERVREIALSRGWQFTEENPPFLGALRKGDAKIFITSELGDALSSSTVVLGLAGTANQQAAGLGKPIISVDEKGKRVQKKLLGGAEILVPYDPEALKEALYKVLKDKRLYERMSREGRKRMGRRGALERLVSYIKGGRRA, via the coding sequence GTGATTAAAAGGGCTTTATCATTCGCCTATCTCTGGGCATCTGATCTATATCATTTCCTGTATGATGCCCGAGTTCTTGAGGCGGATAAGCTCCCAGTGAAGGTTATCTCCGTGGGTAATATAACCAGTGGAGGTACTGGTAAGACCCCATTTGTTTCCTATCTTGCCAGAAGATTGGCTCGTAAATATAAGGTTGCTGTTTTAAGCAGGGGGTATAAGGGAAAAAGGGAGAGGAGCTTTGGCTTAGTTAGTGATGGCAGGAAGATGCTTTTAAGCCCCTTAGAGGCGGGGGATGAGGCTTATCTTCTTGCTAAGGGTCTTAAAGAAGTGCCGGTTCTCGTCGGGAAGGACAGGAGGTTTTCAGGGGCTTTTGCGATAAGGTATTTCGGGACTCAGGTTCTCATTCTGGATGATGGCTTTCAATATCGCCCTCTTTGCAGGGATATAGATATAGCTCTCATTGATGCTACTAATCCTCTTGGGGGGGGAAGACCCTTACCGGAGGGATTGTTAAGAGAGCGCCCATCGGCTCTCAGGAGGGCTGACATAATAGTTATAACTAAGGCTTCTTTGGTTTCGAAGAAAATCATAGAAAACCTGGTAAAAACCATAAGATCCTTTAATAGATCTTCTCCCATATTCTTTGCAGATTATAGAATAACCGGCTTTAGGGAGCTTTTCGGTGTAAGGAAGTTTTGGCTGGAAGGCGAGAGCGTTCTTGCCTTTTGTGGACTTGGGAATCCTGATTCCTTTGTAAAATATCTTGAGAGAGTGGGCTTGAATGTGATTTTCGCAAGGTTTTTCTCTGATCATCATAGGTATAGTGAAAGGGAACTTCGAGAGATAGAGAGAGAAGCTATAAAGGTGGGAGCAAGCTTTATTATAACAACATCGAAGGATGAAACAAACATACCTTCTGGCTTTAAGCCTTCACTACCCTTTTTAGTAAGCGAGATAGAGATTTTTCTCTCTAATGAGGAGGAATTCTGGAACGAGATAGAGAAGAATCTAATTTATCGCATTCTGGTTCTATCCAATGGGCATGGGGAAGATGCTATAGCTTCAAGGCTTTGTGATATGTTAAAGAAAGAGGGGTTCTTCGTCTCTGCTTTTCCCTTAGTTGGAGATGGTAAAGTTTTTAACGTCCCGGTTCTTTCTCCTCCGGCGATTCTCCCCAGCGGAGGAATAGTTAAATACCATTTAAGAGATCTTCTTAAAGACATAAAGGCGGGATTGCTTAAAATTCTCTGGAGGCAGTTTAAGGCGTTGAGAAGATTAAAGCGCTTTGATAGATATATATGTATTGGTGATTTCTTTCTCGTTACATTTACTCGACTTGCTTTGAAGATTAAGCCTATCTTTGTTGGAGTGGCGAAGAGCGTTTACCTAAGCGGATATTTTTCGTTTGAAAAGTTTTTTCTCAGAAAATGGTGTGAGCTGGTTTTAACTCGTGATCCTCAAACTGCAGAAAGCTTAAGAAAAAGGAGAGTAAGAGCCTATTATTGGGGGAACCCGGTAATGGATGCTCTCGAGGTTAAGGGAGTCTCTCTTCCTCTTGATTCCCCTGTAGTTGCGATTTTGCCGGGAAGCAGGGAACGCGCTTACAGGGACCTTCCGATGTTGCTTGAAACCGTTTATCTCCTAAGCCAGTCCAATGGCAAGCTGGAGTTCCTTATGATACCTGCTTCTTCCATGAGACTTGAGAGAGTTAGGGAAATTGCTCTTTCAAGAGGATGGCAGTTTACGGAGGAAAATCCCCCATTTCTTGGCGCTCTTCGAAAGGGAGATGCTAAAATTTTCATAACCTCAGAGCTTGGAGATGCTCTTTCCTCGTCTACGGTGGTTCTTGGACTTGCTGGAACTGCCAATCAACAGGCTGCGGGATTGGGCAAGCCCATAATAAGCGTTGATGAGAAGGGAAAGAGAGTTCAGAAGAAGCTTCTCGGGGGTGCAGAGATATTGGTGCCGTATGATCCTGAGGCTTTAAAGGAGGCTTTATATAAGGTCTTAAAAGATAAAAGGCTTTATGAGAGGATGAGTAGGGAGGGAAGGAAAAGAATGGGCAGGAGAGGCGCTCTCGAGAGGCTCGTTTCTTATATCAAGGGAGGGAGAAGGGCGTGA
- a CDS encoding YaaR family protein has protein sequence MRIGEISEKRDLPERGIKKRKGVSLKSSSFLETLMETEVSMELEEEEEERELEDILADLDEAGERLKDDPRLENLKRYRDLVKLFLKIALRRAYRVKEVMSRRTGKLFILVEKIDQALEELIERVLSQQFDAIWLASKLEEIRGLLIDIYQ, from the coding sequence TTGAGAATAGGTGAGATTTCTGAAAAAAGAGATTTACCTGAAAGGGGCATAAAGAAGAGAAAAGGCGTTTCACTTAAAAGCTCTTCCTTTTTGGAAACGCTTATGGAAACGGAAGTTTCTATGGAGCTTGAAGAAGAGGAAGAGGAAAGAGAGCTTGAGGATATCTTGGCGGATCTGGATGAAGCTGGTGAAAGACTTAAGGATGATCCGCGTCTTGAAAATCTCAAAAGGTATAGGGATCTTGTAAAGCTCTTCCTAAAAATCGCTTTAAGAAGAGCTTATAGAGTTAAGGAGGTTATGAGTAGAAGAACCGGTAAACTCTTTATACTGGTTGAGAAGATAGATCAGGCCTTAGAAGAGCTTATAGAAAGGGTTTTAAGCCAGCAGTTTGATGCGATATGGCTTGCATCAAAACTTGAGGAGATAAGGGGGTTGTTGATAGACATATATCAATGA
- the kdsB gene encoding 3-deoxy-manno-octulosonate cytidylyltransferase: MKVIAVIPARIASTRLPGKPLVKLLGKELVLHVIDRVREARLIDDVIVATDSTRISDIVHRYGARAFLTPSECPSGTDRVAYVVKDMKCDIVVNLQVDDPTIDPSGIDSAVEALLRDFSLSVATLCKRIEKPDEITSPHVVKVVFDKDYNALYFSRSPIPYERNKGAIYYKHIGPYVFRRDFLLLFTSWESTPLERIESLEQLRILEHGYRIKLIEVFSESIEVDVPEDLPLAEARLREILKERGREVS; the protein is encoded by the coding sequence GTGAAAGTTATCGCCGTCATTCCTGCAAGAATCGCTTCCACACGTCTTCCTGGAAAACCCCTTGTTAAGCTTCTTGGTAAGGAGCTCGTTCTCCATGTAATAGACCGGGTGCGGGAAGCTCGCTTGATAGATGATGTAATAGTTGCTACCGATAGCACTCGTATTAGTGATATCGTCCATAGATATGGGGCGAGGGCTTTTCTGACGCCGTCAGAGTGCCCCTCAGGTACAGATAGAGTGGCTTATGTTGTTAAAGATATGAAGTGTGATATAGTGGTTAACCTCCAGGTTGATGATCCAACGATAGATCCGAGCGGGATAGATTCCGCGGTGGAGGCTTTATTGAGGGATTTCTCGCTAAGTGTGGCAACTCTCTGTAAAAGAATCGAAAAACCTGATGAGATAACTTCTCCCCATGTGGTTAAGGTTGTATTTGATAAGGACTATAATGCGCTCTACTTTTCGAGGTCTCCTATTCCATATGAGAGAAACAAAGGAGCTATATATTATAAGCATATAGGTCCTTACGTTTTTAGGAGGGACTTCCTTCTTCTTTTCACTTCCTGGGAATCCACGCCTCTTGAGCGAATAGAATCGCTTGAGCAACTCAGGATACTTGAGCATGGATATAGGATTAAGCTCATTGAGGTCTTTAGCGAAAGCATTGAGGTAGATGTTCCGGAGGATCTACCACTTGCGGAAGCGAGACTAAGGGAGATTCTCAAAGAGCGTGGTAGAGAGGTATCTTAG
- the tmk gene encoding dTMP kinase gives MSFVVFEGIDGVGKTTQAKLLERYLKDRGIETLRVREPGGTPLGERLREILLDPSLAIDGLTEALLYFASRRELCERVIKEALTRGGFIIAERFTLSTYAYQGYMRGVNFSLLRKLEEEAVDLPVSPLYLVLDLSPRLALSRKKREDRIERESMSFFEDLRDAYLDLARRRNDVLVVDALGPPREVFKRVLEALKGAGIFENR, from the coding sequence ATGAGTTTCGTCGTCTTTGAGGGTATAGATGGCGTTGGGAAGACAACGCAAGCGAAATTACTTGAACGATATCTGAAAGATAGGGGGATTGAAACTCTTAGGGTCAGGGAACCGGGAGGCACACCTCTGGGGGAAAGGCTTAGGGAGATCCTGCTTGATCCATCGCTTGCTATCGATGGCTTAACGGAGGCTCTGCTTTATTTTGCTTCAAGGAGGGAGCTATGTGAGAGGGTAATAAAAGAGGCTTTAACTCGTGGGGGCTTTATTATAGCGGAGAGATTTACTTTATCCACCTATGCCTATCAAGGATATATGCGGGGAGTGAATTTCTCATTACTGAGGAAGCTTGAGGAGGAAGCAGTTGACCTACCAGTTTCTCCCCTCTATCTCGTTCTGGACCTTTCACCGAGGCTTGCTCTTTCAAGAAAGAAGCGTGAGGACAGAATAGAGAGGGAGTCAATGAGCTTCTTCGAGGATTTGAGAGACGCCTATCTTGATCTCGCGCGGCGGAGAAACGATGTATTAGTGGTAGATGCGCTTGGCCCTCCACGGGAGGTTTTTAAACGCGTTTTAGAGGCTTTAAAGGGGGCAGGGATCTTTGAGAATAGGTGA
- a CDS encoding pyridoxal-phosphate dependent enzyme: protein MNKRVFESIASACHETPMVRLRKIQETEGISGEILAKIEYISPSGSMKDRIAYKTMSFPVKIIMPEEMSKERRKIIEAFGAELILTPGCGSDIGLAVKKLKEIISTDPERYFVVSQFDNSLNPLTHYETTGPEIWEQTNGEIDASAQGIGTGGSLSGIAKFLKEKRKDIKNSKKLFKHKKNSNTDKRQCSKIPLYHAL from the coding sequence ATGAATAAACGCGTCTTTGAGAGCATAGCAAGCGCATGTCATGAAACCCCAATGGTAAGACTAAGAAAGATCCAAGAAACGGAAGGGATCAGCGGAGAAATCCTCGCAAAGATAGAGTACATTTCTCCTTCTGGAAGCATGAAAGACAGAATAGCGTACAAAACTATGAGTTTTCCGGTCAAGATAATCATGCCTGAAGAAATGAGCAAAGAAAGGAGAAAAATAATAGAAGCTTTTGGAGCAGAGCTGATTCTAACACCGGGATGTGGTTCAGACATAGGATTAGCGGTAAAGAAGCTTAAAGAAATAATCTCCACTGATCCAGAAAGGTACTTTGTGGTTTCTCAATTTGACAATTCTCTCAACCCTCTAACCCACTATGAAACAACGGGGCCAGAAATATGGGAGCAAACCAATGGAGAAATAGACGCCTCCGCTCAGGGAATTGGGACAGGAGGTAGCTTATCCGGAATAGCAAAATTCCTTAAGGAAAAAAGAAAAGATATCAAAAATAGCAAAAAGTTGTTCAAACATAAAAAGAATAGTAACACTGATAAACGACAATGCTCTAAGATACCTCTCTACCACGCTCTTTGA
- the asnB gene encoding asparagine synthase (glutamine-hydrolyzing), which yields MCGIYGICGIGRDLDLDRETFLNMGKLLRHRGPDAQGVFMDDFVALGHRRLSIIDLSESANQPMSDEEKNVWIVFNGEIYNFQEERKRLVEKGYKFRTKSDTEVIINLYKERGFELLDRLRGMFAFCIYDVKKRLLFIARDRVGKKPLYYIFQNGFFAFASEPKAFLKMPFFKTEPDFEGLSYYMALGYIPSPMTAFKEVRKLSPGSFLVVDEKGVGEPVRYWELSHEEKEKHSEEEWCEIIRDSLREAVRLRLISDVPLGVFLSGGVDSSAVVAFMSELSSEVKTYSVGFTWGDYDERRYARLVARDFSTDHHEFVVEPKLEEALPWIIKHYDEPFGDSSAIPSLYISKVARESVTVILNGDGGDENFGGYERYRGVAIAERVLSFPGSGALAMMGELLPLPKRRGFLRKVRKFFELASEKNAFGFYYGTISQFKKDDFLRVIGSLWEHRDYPAEGYVMSLYDRFSSLSGVDKLLAVEVRSYLPEDLLVKMDRATMAFSLEGRSPLLDHIFMERMAKIPADLKLKGLKSKYIFKRALEGILPEEILNRGKMGFGVPLEHWFRCELKDFVRESLYEGTAIKSGILNSKGVRELVESHIEARSNEHYRIWLLLVLEYWWREWFGD from the coding sequence ATGTGTGGAATTTATGGGATCTGTGGGATAGGCCGTGATCTTGATTTGGATAGGGAAACCTTTCTGAACATGGGGAAGCTTCTTAGGCATCGGGGACCTGATGCCCAAGGGGTATTTATGGATGATTTTGTAGCGCTTGGGCACAGAAGATTATCCATAATAGATCTCTCGGAGTCTGCCAATCAACCGATGAGCGATGAGGAGAAAAACGTTTGGATAGTCTTTAATGGGGAAATTTATAACTTTCAAGAGGAGAGAAAAAGGCTCGTTGAAAAGGGATACAAATTTAGAACTAAAAGCGATACAGAGGTAATCATAAATCTGTATAAAGAGAGAGGTTTTGAGCTTCTTGACAGGTTGAGAGGTATGTTTGCCTTTTGCATCTACGATGTCAAAAAGAGGCTTCTATTTATCGCGCGGGATAGAGTTGGTAAGAAGCCTCTTTACTATATCTTTCAAAACGGTTTCTTTGCATTTGCCTCGGAACCTAAGGCTTTTCTTAAAATGCCTTTCTTCAAAACCGAGCCTGATTTTGAGGGGCTGTCTTATTATATGGCATTGGGATATATTCCCTCTCCAATGACCGCGTTTAAAGAGGTAAGGAAGCTCTCACCGGGTAGCTTCCTCGTGGTCGATGAGAAAGGCGTCGGTGAGCCGGTAAGGTATTGGGAGCTAAGCCATGAGGAAAAAGAGAAGCATTCGGAGGAGGAATGGTGCGAGATTATCAGAGACTCCTTGAGAGAAGCTGTGAGACTGAGGCTCATAAGTGATGTTCCGCTTGGGGTTTTTTTAAGTGGAGGGGTAGATTCAAGCGCAGTAGTGGCTTTCATGAGTGAGTTATCCTCGGAGGTTAAGACCTACTCTGTAGGCTTTACTTGGGGCGATTATGACGAAAGGAGATACGCGAGGCTCGTTGCCCGAGATTTTTCAACGGATCATCATGAATTTGTGGTGGAACCAAAGTTGGAAGAGGCTCTGCCATGGATAATTAAGCACTATGATGAGCCATTTGGAGATTCCTCTGCTATACCTTCTCTTTATATATCTAAAGTAGCAAGGGAATCCGTTACGGTTATCCTGAACGGTGATGGAGGAGATGAAAACTTTGGAGGCTATGAAAGATACAGGGGAGTTGCGATCGCGGAGAGAGTGCTTTCTTTTCCCGGTAGTGGCGCGCTTGCTATGATGGGAGAATTATTACCCTTGCCTAAAAGGAGGGGTTTCCTGCGGAAGGTTAGAAAGTTTTTTGAGCTTGCTTCAGAAAAGAATGCCTTTGGATTCTACTATGGAACGATATCTCAGTTTAAAAAGGATGATTTCCTGAGAGTTATCGGATCGCTGTGGGAGCATAGGGATTATCCAGCGGAAGGGTATGTAATGTCCCTTTACGATCGCTTTTCCTCTCTTAGTGGGGTTGATAAGCTTCTTGCAGTCGAGGTTAGATCTTATCTTCCTGAAGATCTACTCGTTAAGATGGATAGGGCAACCATGGCTTTTTCGCTTGAGGGTAGATCTCCGCTTCTTGATCACATATTTATGGAAAGGATGGCGAAAATTCCCGCTGATTTGAAATTAAAAGGTTTGAAGAGTAAGTATATATTTAAAAGGGCTCTTGAGGGAATTCTACCGGAAGAAATCCTCAATCGTGGCAAGATGGGCTTTGGGGTTCCTCTCGAGCATTGGTTCAGGTGCGAGCTTAAGGACTTCGTTCGGGAGAGCTTGTATGAAGGAACTGCGATTAAGAGCGGTATTTTAAACTCAAAGGGTGTTAGGGAGTTGGTGGAATCTCATATAGAGGCAAGAAGCAATGAGCATTATCGAATCTGGCTTCTTCTCGTTTTAGAGTATTGGTGGAGGGAGTGGTTTGGTGATTAA